From Paenibacillus thermoaerophilus, a single genomic window includes:
- a CDS encoding AEC family transporter, translated as MTTLLHILTHNVIPLTIMIGLGMLLQRAFKLDIKTLSKLNFYLFSPGVAFVMLYNSSLSFEVILEVLLFFSIFFIALIVVVEIVVRLRRYRPGMRSAMRNSVLFYNSANYAIPLNQLVFVNDPFTLSIQIIIMMMQNLIPNTYGVYSVNAHKQTLRQTLRTIASLPTIYVIPFVILLRVFDIPVPEPIWIPLNYIASGFIVTALVTLGVQLGSMNWSLRLADVLLSNALRLCVSPLLGFLVVLLLGIQGTTAQALVLSCAVPTSLSSVLLAVEFDNEPEFASQVVFASTLFSVFTVTIVIYLLQYVG; from the coding sequence ATGACCACTTTGCTGCATATCCTGACGCACAACGTCATCCCGCTGACGATTATGATCGGGCTGGGCATGCTGCTGCAGCGCGCCTTCAAGCTGGATATCAAGACGTTGTCGAAATTGAATTTTTATTTGTTTTCTCCCGGCGTGGCGTTTGTTATGCTGTACAATTCGTCGCTGTCGTTTGAGGTCATTCTGGAAGTGCTGCTGTTTTTCTCTATCTTTTTTATCGCGCTTATTGTCGTGGTGGAGATCGTCGTACGGTTGCGGCGGTACCGCCCCGGCATGCGCAGCGCGATGCGCAACAGCGTCCTGTTCTACAACAGCGCCAACTACGCGATCCCTCTCAATCAGCTCGTGTTCGTCAACGATCCGTTTACGCTGTCGATTCAGATCATCATCATGATGATGCAAAATCTCATACCGAACACCTACGGGGTATACAGCGTGAACGCCCATAAACAAACACTCCGGCAGACGCTGCGCACGATCGCGTCGCTGCCGACGATTTACGTCATTCCGTTCGTGATCTTGCTGCGGGTATTCGATATTCCCGTGCCCGAGCCGATCTGGATTCCCCTCAATTACATCGCCAGCGGATTTATCGTCACGGCGCTCGTCACGCTGGGCGTTCAGCTCGGCAGCATGAATTGGTCGCTGCGGCTCGCGGACGTGCTGCTGTCGAACGCGCTTCGGCTGTGCGTCAGTCCGCTGCTCGGTTTTCTCGTCGTGCTCCTGCTGGGCATTCAGGGGACGACGGCCCAAGCGCTGGTGCTCTCCTGCGCCGTGCCGACGTCGCTCAGCAGCGTGCTGCTGGCGGTCGAATTCGACAACGAACCCGAATTCGCTTCGCAGGTGGTGTTTGCCTCGACGTTGTTCAGCGTATTTACCGTCACCATCGTGATCTACTTGCTCCAATACGTCGGCTGA
- a CDS encoding SCO family protein: protein MAFLQKHWFKLAAAALVLAALWVVGGKYLKGDQIEWLPNPRPAADYTLTDANGRTVKFADGQGKVRLYYFFFSHCPDVCPQTTFTLSKLQTALQKEGLLGGQVVINSISFDPARDTPERLKEFSAPFNPVPGAWNFLTGTDEKEMAELAKKYMVSVIKDEKGNFGHYNMYVLVDKKDMIRKYFVVDDEFEMQDAVKALKALAEEKV from the coding sequence ATGGCTTTTTTGCAGAAGCATTGGTTTAAGCTGGCGGCGGCCGCGCTTGTGCTTGCCGCGCTGTGGGTGGTCGGCGGCAAATATTTGAAGGGCGATCAAATCGAATGGCTGCCGAATCCCCGTCCGGCCGCGGATTACACGCTGACGGACGCAAACGGCCGGACCGTGAAGTTTGCGGACGGCCAGGGCAAAGTGCGGTTGTACTATTTCTTCTTCTCCCACTGCCCGGACGTGTGTCCGCAGACGACGTTCACCTTGTCCAAGCTGCAGACCGCATTGCAGAAGGAAGGGCTGCTCGGCGGTCAAGTGGTGATCAATTCGATCTCGTTTGATCCCGCGAGGGACACGCCGGAGCGGCTGAAGGAGTTCTCGGCGCCGTTTAATCCGGTGCCGGGAGCCTGGAACTTTCTGACCGGCACGGACGAGAAAGAGATGGCGGAACTGGCCAAAAAGTACATGGTCAGCGTCATCAAGGACGAAAAAGGAAACTTCGGCCATTACAACATGTACGTGCTGGTGGACAAGAAGGACATGATCCGGAAGTATTTCGTCGTCGACGACGAATTCGAGATGCAGGACGCCGTCAAGGCGCTGAAAGCTTTGGCGGAAGAAAAGGTTTGA
- the cyoE gene encoding heme o synthase gives MASNAGTVAREHTEPSAESRKPTWRDFYQLAKPGILFSNSITVFGGFWIASGQTGERIDFLLLLWTLLGSALVMASGCVLNNYLDRDLDKLMTRTQKRATARGAISPRVVMWYGITLGVVGLGVLYLLANPLAALLGFAGLLVYVWVYTAWLKRTSVYSTSIGGISGAIPPMIGFTAVSGELGAGAWILFLIMFLWQPPHFWALGIRRKEEYRAAGYPLLPVVQGNHATKLAMMRYTIMLVPGSLLLYLYGYVGEIYVIAATILGMIWVVMTLRGFQAQDDEAWARKMFVYSINYLTLLFLVMVIDTNFVSATPSIPFERIG, from the coding sequence ATGGCTTCGAATGCGGGAACCGTGGCGCGGGAACACACGGAGCCGTCGGCCGAATCCCGCAAGCCGACCTGGAGAGACTTTTACCAGTTGGCCAAACCGGGCATTTTATTTTCGAATTCGATCACCGTCTTCGGCGGTTTTTGGATAGCTTCCGGACAAACGGGCGAACGCATCGATTTTCTGCTGCTGTTGTGGACGCTGCTCGGCAGCGCCCTGGTGATGGCGTCGGGCTGCGTATTAAACAACTATTTGGACCGGGATCTCGACAAGCTGATGACCCGGACGCAAAAACGCGCGACCGCCCGGGGCGCCATCTCGCCCCGCGTCGTGATGTGGTACGGCATCACGCTCGGTGTGGTCGGACTCGGCGTGCTTTATCTGCTGGCCAATCCGCTCGCCGCGCTGCTGGGCTTCGCCGGATTGCTCGTATACGTCTGGGTGTACACGGCGTGGCTGAAGCGCACGTCGGTGTACAGCACGTCCATCGGGGGCATCTCGGGCGCGATCCCGCCGATGATCGGCTTTACGGCCGTATCGGGCGAACTCGGAGCGGGCGCCTGGATTCTGTTCCTGATCATGTTCCTGTGGCAGCCGCCGCACTTCTGGGCGCTCGGCATCCGCCGCAAGGAAGAGTACCGCGCCGCCGGCTATCCGCTGCTGCCGGTCGTACAGGGCAACCATGCGACCAAGCTGGCGATGATGCGCTATACGATTATGCTGGTGCCCGGATCGCTGCTGCTTTACCTCTACGGATACGTGGGCGAGATTTATGTCATTGCGGCGACGATTCTCGGCATGATCTGGGTCGTGATGACGCTGCGCGGCTTCCAGGCGCAGGACGACGAAGCGTGGGCGCGCAAGATGTTCGTGTATTCCATCAATTATCTGACGCTGCTGTTCCTCGTCATGGTGATCGATACGAACTTCGTCAGCGCTACGCCGAGCATACCGTTCGAACGGATCGGCTGA
- a CDS encoding glycoside hydrolase family 88 protein produces MTGETKRWEDRAWRDIADKVARTSRRIGANFPHASVDGQYKLEPASWWTAGFWPGLLWLLVRDGEDADGRLRGYAEQCEKALDEVVLGYERLDHDIGFMWTLTSLARYKVTGEADSRRRALLAANLLLGRFNIRGRFIRAWNPWREGDRNEGWAIIDCMMNLPLLFWASRETGDPRYAHAARAHADTALEHFVRPDGSVYHIVIFDPETGERVGAAGGQGWSEHSAWSRGTSWAIYGFALAYRYTGDERYLNAAKRISHFFLANLPADHVPVWDFRIPADVPSYRDSSAGACAASGLLLIAEQVPEPESALYRDAGERILRSLYENYGAWNDPAQEGLILHGTSHYPERKNVDVPLIYGDYYFSEGIAKLRGSRELFW; encoded by the coding sequence ATGACGGGAGAGACGAAGCGGTGGGAGGACCGCGCCTGGCGGGACATCGCGGACAAGGTGGCGCGCACGAGCAGGCGGATCGGCGCGAACTTTCCGCACGCGAGCGTGGACGGACAATACAAGCTGGAGCCCGCCTCCTGGTGGACGGCAGGCTTCTGGCCGGGGCTGCTGTGGCTGCTCGTGCGGGACGGCGAGGACGCGGACGGACGGCTGCGCGGGTATGCCGAGCAATGCGAGAAGGCGCTGGACGAAGTGGTGCTCGGCTACGAGCGGCTGGACCACGACATCGGCTTCATGTGGACGCTGACGAGCCTGGCGCGATACAAGGTGACGGGCGAAGCCGACAGCCGCCGCCGCGCGCTGCTGGCCGCGAACCTGCTGCTCGGCCGGTTTAATATTCGGGGACGGTTCATCCGCGCGTGGAATCCGTGGCGGGAGGGCGATCGCAACGAAGGCTGGGCGATCATCGACTGCATGATGAACCTGCCGCTGTTGTTCTGGGCGTCGCGGGAGACGGGAGACCCGCGGTACGCGCATGCGGCCCGGGCCCACGCGGACACGGCGCTGGAGCACTTCGTCCGGCCGGACGGCTCGGTGTATCACATTGTGATCTTCGATCCGGAGACGGGCGAGCGCGTCGGAGCGGCCGGCGGCCAGGGGTGGTCCGAGCATTCGGCCTGGTCGCGCGGCACGTCGTGGGCGATCTACGGCTTTGCGCTGGCTTACCGGTATACGGGCGACGAGCGATATTTGAATGCGGCGAAACGGATCTCGCATTTCTTCCTCGCCAACCTGCCCGCCGACCACGTGCCGGTGTGGGATTTCCGCATTCCGGCGGACGTGCCGTCGTATCGCGATTCCTCGGCGGGTGCCTGCGCCGCAAGCGGCCTGCTGCTGATCGCCGAGCAGGTGCCGGAGCCGGAATCGGCGCTGTACCGCGACGCGGGCGAGCGCATCCTGCGCTCGCTGTACGAAAATTACGGCGCGTGGAACGACCCTGCTCAAGAGGGGTTGATCCTGCACGGGACGAGCCATTATCCCGAACGCAAAAACGTGGACGTGCCGCTTATTTACGGCGACTATTATTTCTCCGAAGGCATCGCCAAGCTGCGCGGCTCGCGCGAGTTGTTCTGGTAA
- a CDS encoding heparinase II/III family protein: MNHWNIGMEKIRLALDAKDGGGCLTIRGEGEAACRRRILEGEAYRPMLDAIRAEARRLSETEAPALPYSLFKLFKEQGTRLEYERPYFERRRRLNTYALLAWLEPGEEAHARELADIVWLICDEYSWCLPAHIRENDPLTVDLFAAETAFALAEIVSLAGPLLPEPVAVRARREVRRRVLEPYLYGGPWAWERSTHNWAAVCAGSVGAAALHLLDDRDELAAVVDRVLSAMSSFLDGYSDDGVCPEGFGYWTYGFGFFVYFADLLGKATGGRLDLFSLPKIGKIAAFPQICFLSGAAVANFSDALPEYRVQPGLLHYLAGVFEGLPVPGPELYARYTDDPCSRWAHAFRDLVWTAPEAGGSGGWPDLSRYMPDAQWLVSRLAAGGRTYAFAAKGGHNDEPHNHNDLGHFLLHTDGETVLHDLGCGMYTADYFGERRYEYACNGSQGHSVPIVGGALQQPGRSRKARVLRAEAGEGVAVDTLEMDIAGAYDADGLKSWVRRFEWDKTAQPPALRLSDRYEMSAAPDSVVERFVTPARPERTADGEFRLTGPEGRAALRLRFDASLLEPSVREAAFVDHFGGRSVYYELDFRLNAPGQRGTLRFEMQFED; the protein is encoded by the coding sequence TTGAATCATTGGAACATCGGCATGGAAAAAATCCGGCTTGCGCTGGACGCGAAGGATGGCGGAGGCTGCCTGACGATTCGCGGCGAAGGGGAGGCGGCGTGCCGGCGCCGCATTCTGGAGGGCGAAGCGTACCGGCCGATGCTGGACGCGATCCGCGCGGAAGCGCGCAGACTGTCGGAGACGGAGGCTCCCGCGCTGCCGTATTCGCTGTTCAAGCTGTTCAAGGAGCAGGGAACGCGGCTCGAATACGAGCGCCCCTACTTCGAGCGGCGGAGGCGGCTGAACACGTACGCGCTGCTGGCGTGGCTGGAACCCGGCGAAGAGGCGCACGCCCGCGAGCTGGCCGATATCGTCTGGCTGATCTGCGACGAGTATTCCTGGTGCTTGCCCGCCCATATCCGGGAGAACGACCCGCTCACGGTCGATCTGTTCGCGGCCGAGACGGCGTTCGCGCTGGCCGAGATCGTCAGCCTGGCGGGGCCGCTGCTGCCGGAGCCCGTCGCCGTCCGGGCCCGGCGCGAAGTGCGCCGCCGCGTGCTGGAGCCGTACCTGTACGGCGGTCCGTGGGCGTGGGAGCGGTCGACGCACAACTGGGCGGCCGTATGCGCCGGTTCGGTCGGAGCGGCGGCGCTCCATCTGCTGGACGACCGCGACGAGCTGGCGGCCGTCGTCGACCGGGTGCTGTCGGCGATGTCGAGCTTCCTGGACGGATACAGCGACGACGGCGTCTGTCCGGAGGGGTTCGGGTATTGGACCTACGGCTTCGGATTTTTCGTTTATTTCGCCGATCTGCTCGGCAAGGCGACGGGGGGCCGGCTCGACCTGTTCTCGCTGCCGAAGATCGGGAAGATCGCGGCGTTCCCGCAAATCTGCTTCCTGAGCGGCGCGGCCGTGGCGAACTTCTCGGACGCGCTTCCGGAATACCGCGTGCAGCCGGGCTTGCTGCATTATTTGGCGGGCGTGTTCGAGGGTTTGCCCGTTCCGGGCCCGGAGCTGTACGCCCGTTACACGGACGACCCCTGCAGCCGTTGGGCGCACGCGTTCCGCGATCTCGTTTGGACGGCACCGGAGGCCGGAGGAAGCGGCGGCTGGCCCGACTTGAGCCGGTATATGCCGGACGCCCAGTGGCTGGTCTCTCGCCTCGCCGCCGGTGGGCGGACGTACGCGTTCGCGGCGAAGGGCGGGCATAACGACGAGCCGCACAACCACAACGACCTCGGCCACTTCCTGCTGCATACGGACGGCGAGACGGTGCTGCACGATCTGGGCTGCGGCATGTACACGGCGGATTATTTCGGCGAACGCCGGTACGAATACGCCTGCAACGGCTCGCAGGGCCACTCCGTGCCGATCGTCGGCGGGGCGCTCCAGCAGCCGGGACGTTCGCGCAAAGCGCGCGTGCTCCGGGCGGAAGCGGGCGAGGGCGTTGCGGTCGATACGCTGGAGATGGACATCGCCGGCGCATACGATGCGGACGGGCTCAAGTCGTGGGTGCGCCGGTTCGAGTGGGACAAGACGGCGCAGCCGCCCGCGCTGCGGTTGAGCGACCGCTACGAGATGAGCGCGGCGCCGGACAGTGTGGTCGAGCGGTTCGTGACGCCTGCCCGTCCGGAGCGGACGGCGGACGGCGAGTTCCGTCTGACGGGACCGGAAGGCCGCGCCGCGCTGCGCCTGCGGTTCGACGCGTCGCTGCTGGAGCCGTCGGTGCGGGAAGCCGCCTTCGTCGACCACTTCGGCGGCAGAAGCGTCTATTACGAATTGGACTTCCGCCTGAACGCGCCCGGACAACGGGGAACGCTGCGGTTCGAGATGCAATTCGAGGACTGA
- a CDS encoding carbohydrate ABC transporter permease, whose translation MKQGTGKLRLKEELAGWLFVGPMLIGVTVLTLIPIVATFFLSFTDWNFVAGLDGLKMAGFDNFTKLFRDEVFLKSLRNNAIFLLTVPVYMALALLLAVLINKRVYFKSFFKVVYFMPYISSVVAVAIVWQVLFHPSSGPVNQFLRSIGFNQPPMWIADPNWALVSVMMISVWISIGFNLIVYLAGLQSIPRDLYEAADIDGAGGWAKFTNITLPMLSPTSFFLLVTGIISSFKVFDLIATLTQGGPARSTSVMVWYLYETAFVNLRIGYASSIAAILFLCVLAITGLQWIGQKKWVNY comes from the coding sequence ATGAAACAAGGCACTGGCAAACTCCGGCTGAAGGAGGAGCTGGCCGGCTGGCTGTTCGTCGGTCCGATGCTGATCGGCGTCACCGTGCTGACGCTGATTCCGATCGTCGCCACGTTTTTCCTCAGCTTTACGGACTGGAACTTTGTCGCCGGCTTGGACGGACTCAAGATGGCCGGCTTCGACAATTTCACGAAGCTGTTCCGGGACGAGGTGTTCCTCAAGTCGCTGCGCAACAACGCGATTTTCCTGCTGACCGTTCCGGTCTATATGGCGCTGGCGCTGCTGCTGGCGGTATTAATCAACAAGCGCGTCTATTTCAAAAGCTTCTTTAAAGTCGTGTACTTCATGCCTTACATCTCCAGCGTCGTCGCGGTCGCCATCGTCTGGCAAGTGCTGTTCCACCCGTCCTCCGGGCCGGTCAACCAGTTCCTGCGCTCGATCGGCTTCAACCAACCGCCGATGTGGATCGCCGACCCGAACTGGGCGCTGGTCTCGGTTATGATGATCTCCGTCTGGATCTCGATCGGCTTCAACCTGATCGTCTATCTGGCCGGTCTTCAGTCCATTCCGAGGGATCTGTACGAAGCCGCCGACATCGACGGCGCGGGCGGCTGGGCGAAATTCACGAACATCACCCTGCCGATGCTGTCGCCGACGTCGTTTTTCCTGCTGGTCACGGGCATCATCTCTTCGTTCAAGGTGTTCGACCTGATCGCGACGCTGACGCAAGGCGGCCCGGCGCGTTCGACGTCGGTGATGGTGTGGTATTTGTACGAGACGGCGTTCGTCAATCTGCGCATCGGCTACGCTTCGTCCATCGCCGCCATCCTGTTCCTCTGCGTGCTGGCCATTACCGGCCTGCAGTGGATCGGCCAGAAAAAATGGGTCAACTACTAA
- a CDS encoding carbohydrate ABC transporter permease yields MFALGILFLLPFIWMLSSSFKPEQDVFNYPIEWIPKHWNAIANYKEVWMGNHPFSAYYWNSIKVSLLTTLLSCLVSALAAYGFSKVQFSAGRWLFLIVLATYMVPQQAILVPQFILYRWVGLFDSHLGLILLGSFSVLGTFMLRQFFMGIHNEYIESAKIDGAGHFRTFFTIALPLVRPAVATYAILRFIWTWNDYQNPLIFLRTDKLYTIQLGIQKFSSINGEFYSLIMAGSVSAILPLLIIFIIGQKNVIEGIALGGVKG; encoded by the coding sequence ATGTTCGCGTTGGGCATCCTGTTCCTGCTGCCCTTCATCTGGATGCTGTCGTCGTCGTTCAAACCGGAGCAGGACGTGTTCAACTACCCGATCGAATGGATTCCGAAGCATTGGAACGCAATCGCCAACTATAAGGAAGTCTGGATGGGGAACCACCCCTTCTCCGCGTATTACTGGAACTCGATCAAAGTTTCGCTGCTGACGACGCTGCTGTCCTGCCTCGTGTCGGCGCTTGCCGCTTACGGCTTTTCCAAGGTGCAGTTCTCGGCCGGCCGCTGGCTGTTCCTGATCGTGCTTGCGACCTACATGGTGCCGCAGCAGGCGATTCTCGTGCCGCAGTTTATTTTGTACCGCTGGGTCGGCTTGTTCGACAGCCATCTCGGCCTGATTCTGCTCGGCAGCTTCAGCGTGCTGGGAACGTTTATGCTTCGCCAGTTTTTTATGGGCATCCACAACGAATATATCGAGTCGGCCAAAATCGACGGCGCGGGCCACTTCCGCACGTTTTTCACGATCGCCTTGCCGCTGGTTCGGCCGGCCGTCGCCACCTACGCGATCCTGCGCTTCATCTGGACATGGAACGATTACCAGAACCCGCTGATTTTCCTGCGGACCGACAAGCTGTATACGATTCAGCTCGGCATCCAGAAATTTTCCAGCATCAACGGCGAATTTTACTCGCTGATCATGGCCGGCTCCGTATCCGCCATCCTGCCGCTGCTGATTATTTTCATCATCGGCCAGAAAAACGTCATCGAAGGCATCGCGCTGGGCGGGGTCAAAGGATAA
- a CDS encoding ABC transporter substrate-binding protein, which produces MNDKKWVLGLAAAMIAASALTACGSNDDGESSSSPTAGANKEPVTLKLHTYGNEQSYNWKKTIAAFEQKYPNIKVEVIGLSEKGDTQEATKKLDLAAASGEQMDILMFSDAAAYAQRVGLGMVEPLDPFLQKEGVDFASEYKVDTLMNGKYYALPGKFNPWYVLLNKTHLKEAGLEVPKDWTWDEFMDYAKKLTKTENGKTRYGTYFHGPQNGGWLEFMKLGLVNQEENADFLKADGTSNLDSPLFRKSVEMRVKMEKEDQSATPYAEMLSQKLHYRAQFFNQSTSMIVIGSWMNTELGGTDQFPLNFEVAVAPIPKNSPSDPSGFAPVTTDYMAMAAKSKHKDEVYTFLRWYTTEGQIVQAKNVPSWKKVSNEDLAQLIDTILSGTKTPEKVDKTSLIAVLSGAKSSKIIPPVTFQAEIYKAINEEFELLILGKQDIDTMIKKSQERTQKLIDANKK; this is translated from the coding sequence GTGAACGACAAAAAGTGGGTACTGGGATTGGCGGCGGCCATGATCGCCGCGTCCGCCTTGACCGCTTGCGGCTCCAATGACGACGGGGAAAGCTCTTCCTCGCCGACAGCAGGCGCGAACAAGGAGCCGGTTACGCTCAAGCTTCACACGTACGGCAACGAGCAATCTTACAACTGGAAGAAGACGATCGCCGCTTTCGAGCAAAAATACCCGAACATCAAAGTGGAAGTAATCGGCCTGAGCGAAAAAGGAGATACGCAGGAAGCGACGAAAAAGCTCGATCTCGCGGCCGCTTCGGGCGAACAGATGGACATCCTGATGTTCAGCGATGCCGCCGCTTACGCGCAGCGCGTCGGCCTTGGGATGGTCGAGCCGCTTGACCCTTTCCTGCAAAAAGAAGGCGTCGATTTTGCAAGCGAATACAAAGTCGACACGCTCATGAACGGCAAATATTACGCGCTGCCGGGCAAGTTCAATCCGTGGTACGTGCTGCTGAACAAAACCCACCTGAAGGAAGCCGGTCTGGAAGTGCCGAAGGACTGGACCTGGGACGAATTCATGGACTACGCCAAAAAGCTGACGAAGACGGAAAACGGCAAAACCCGTTACGGCACGTATTTCCACGGTCCGCAAAACGGCGGCTGGCTCGAATTCATGAAGCTGGGGCTCGTCAATCAGGAAGAGAACGCGGACTTCCTCAAAGCCGACGGCACGTCCAACCTGGACAGCCCGCTGTTCCGCAAATCGGTCGAGATGCGCGTGAAGATGGAGAAGGAGGACCAATCGGCGACGCCTTATGCCGAGATGCTGTCGCAGAAGCTGCATTACCGCGCGCAATTCTTCAACCAATCCACCAGCATGATCGTCATCGGAAGCTGGATGAACACGGAGCTGGGCGGCACGGATCAATTCCCGCTGAACTTCGAAGTCGCGGTTGCGCCGATTCCGAAAAACTCGCCTTCCGACCCGTCCGGATTCGCTCCGGTCACGACCGACTACATGGCGATGGCCGCGAAGTCGAAGCATAAGGACGAAGTGTACACGTTCCTGCGCTGGTATACGACCGAAGGCCAGATCGTTCAGGCGAAAAACGTCCCGTCCTGGAAAAAGGTATCGAACGAAGACTTGGCCCAACTGATCGACACGATCCTGAGCGGCACGAAGACGCCGGAGAAAGTCGACAAAACGTCGCTGATCGCCGTGCTGTCCGGAGCCAAATCGTCCAAGATCATTCCGCCGGTTACGTTCCAGGCGGAGATCTACAAAGCGATTAACGAAGAATTCGAGCTGCTCATCCTCGGGAAGCAGGACATCGACACGATGATCAAAAAATCGCAGGAGCGGACGCAAAAACTGATTGACGCCAACAAAAAATAA
- a CDS encoding cache domain-containing sensor histidine kinase → MRPFRLRAYSGLSFRQKLIAVSVACILLPTCLTLAVSGYLTRDAVKDQAVSNAQESLALADGYVSNLLQYMLYVANYIQNDSEINATLKALAFGNGGDELSERLRLLSKIDNISSVGEQVFVTILQPDGRYFTSYPVYEYDPRLLFEEPWFRELRTFSGLSTYWAKTRPTVYMTEKTNHPYQISIGRTLRIGSDASQIYGYVVVTMLESRINKIFRNLAVGQEMMLVDEEGRILSHKDPHRIGERLEYLQAADGNSNVLELDGERYLLTRRPIAYGGWELVSLLPYGQATANITGIFNSVFLLLIVLFCLFLMLLVYLIQTFTKPLVKLGRVAASVQRGNLDVRSGIRSRDEIGSLGASLDQMLDRVGEMIREITLQQARKRKAELDMLQAQINPHFLFNVLNSIRMKVLRKGDRESAEMIASLSKLLRMTIERNKEMITLHEEIEIAADYVLLMNMRQKEKAELRLDISADVFLQKVPRFMLQPIIENAMIHGLQQGPGTIGVTARIEGDTVEIVVEDDGEGMSAETLERLRADVSRRPELSGGEPGGVDEADGADGAGELPGAEHRGFSSIGLRNVSERMAIIFGARFRMTIDSEPGRGTRVAMSIPRQEVQRNDV, encoded by the coding sequence ATGAGACCCTTCCGCCTGCGCGCCTACTCCGGGCTTTCGTTCCGGCAGAAGCTGATCGCGGTCTCCGTTGCCTGCATTCTGCTGCCTACCTGTCTGACTCTGGCGGTGTCCGGATATTTGACCCGCGACGCGGTCAAGGACCAGGCCGTCTCCAACGCGCAGGAATCGCTCGCCCTGGCGGACGGCTACGTCTCCAATCTGCTGCAATACATGCTCTATGTCGCCAACTATATCCAGAACGACTCCGAGATCAACGCCACGCTGAAGGCGCTGGCGTTCGGCAACGGCGGAGACGAGCTGAGCGAACGGCTCCGGCTGCTCAGCAAGATCGACAACATCTCCAGCGTGGGCGAGCAGGTGTTCGTGACGATTCTGCAGCCCGACGGCCGGTATTTCACCAGCTATCCCGTCTACGAATATGACCCCCGCTTGCTGTTCGAGGAGCCCTGGTTCCGCGAACTCCGGACCTTTAGCGGGCTCAGCACGTATTGGGCGAAGACCCGGCCGACCGTATACATGACCGAAAAAACGAATCACCCGTACCAGATCTCGATCGGCCGGACGCTGCGCATCGGCTCCGATGCCTCGCAAATTTACGGCTACGTCGTGGTCACGATGCTCGAAAGCCGCATCAATAAAATATTCCGGAACCTTGCCGTCGGCCAGGAGATGATGCTGGTCGACGAGGAAGGCCGGATCTTATCCCACAAAGATCCGCATCGGATCGGCGAACGGCTGGAGTATCTGCAGGCCGCCGACGGAAACTCGAACGTGCTGGAGCTGGACGGCGAGCGTTATTTGCTGACGCGGCGCCCGATCGCCTACGGCGGTTGGGAGCTTGTCTCGCTTTTGCCCTACGGGCAGGCCACCGCCAACATTACCGGCATCTTCAACAGCGTGTTTCTGCTGCTGATCGTCCTGTTCTGCCTGTTCCTCATGCTGCTCGTCTATCTCATCCAGACGTTCACCAAGCCGCTCGTGAAGCTCGGCCGTGTCGCCGCTTCCGTGCAGCGGGGCAATCTGGACGTGCGCTCGGGCATCCGCAGCCGGGACGAGATCGGCTCCCTGGGAGCGTCGCTGGATCAGATGCTCGACCGGGTGGGAGAGATGATCCGCGAGATTACGCTGCAGCAAGCGCGCAAACGCAAAGCCGAGCTGGACATGCTGCAGGCGCAGATCAACCCGCATTTCCTGTTTAACGTGCTGAATTCGATCCGTATGAAGGTGCTGCGCAAGGGGGACCGCGAGAGCGCCGAGATGATCGCCTCTCTCTCCAAGCTGCTGCGCATGACGATTGAACGGAACAAGGAAATGATCACGCTGCACGAGGAGATCGAGATCGCCGCCGATTACGTCCTGCTGATGAATATGCGCCAGAAGGAGAAGGCCGAGCTGCGCCTGGACATCTCCGCCGACGTGTTCCTGCAGAAGGTTCCCCGGTTCATGCTGCAGCCGATCATCGAAAACGCGATGATTCACGGCTTGCAGCAGGGCCCCGGCACGATCGGGGTAACGGCGCGGATCGAAGGCGACACCGTCGAGATCGTGGTCGAGGACGACGGCGAGGGCATGTCCGCCGAGACGCTGGAGCGGCTTCGCGCGGACGTCTCCCGCCGGCCGGAGCTGTCCGGGGGCGAACCCGGCGGGGTCGATGAAGCCGACGGAGCTGACGGAGCCGGGGAATTGCCGGGGGCCGAGCACCGCGGATTTTCGAGCATCGGCTTGCGCAACGTCAGCGAACGGATGGCGATCATCTTCGGCGCCCGGTTCCGCATGACGATCGACAGCGAGCCGGGCCGGGGAACGCGCGTCGCCATGTCGATCCCGCGACAGGAGGTGCAACGGAACGATGTATAA